From one Vicinamibacteria bacterium genomic stretch:
- a CDS encoding ATP-binding protein, which yields RMVASGLRAFVTCVDPRALDPSFAGRIFDRDFLNDLPEQVDPCGENGEFHTFAYAGPMFSEPLVVVPGEIVERDGFVFADLLTT from the coding sequence TAGAATGGTCGCTTCGGGCCTTCGGGCGTTCGTGACCTGCGTCGACCCTCGGGCGCTCGATCCTTCGTTCGCCGGCAGGATTTTCGACCGGGATTTTTTGAACGATCTGCCCGAGCAAGTGGACCCGTGCGGGGAGAACGGCGAGTTTCACACCTTCGCCTACGCGGGCCCGATGTTCTCCGAGCCCCTCGTTGTCGTTCCCGGAGAAATCGTCGAGCGTGACGGATTCGTGTTCGCCGACTTGCTGACGACCTGA